The segment TTGCCGGCGGTAAATAGCTGATCATCGTGTCGCGGACAACCGAATCGGCCTGGGAACGTTGCAGGAAGATAACGATCAGGCCGGCGAATATCGCGATGGTGACCCAATCATATGGCGTCTGCATGCATGTCCTTTCCATTCACCGCAGGAATCGAATGACTTCCCCGCGGCGTTCGCACCTGCACTAGCAGCGCGCGGGGCAACTCGCTAGATGCCCGCGAATGTGATAATAGCCCGTTAAGCAACCACCGCCTCGAAATGGGAGTTTGCGCTTGGTTCGACGTTTTCTCGCAAAGAAAACGGTCGGGGGACAGGGCCAGGGCAGGTTCCGGCGCCTTTGCCAGGGCGTTGATCCGGTTGCTTGTACTGGAGGCCATTGATAATGAAGCGAGCACCCGGGGGGACCACCGTGCGAGTACACGACATTCACAAGCCTGAAAAAGCGCGCCCGACGGGCCGTTTCACGCTATCCTGCCGCATCATTGCACTCTTCGCGACTGCAGCATCGGCGCATCCCGCTCTGGCACAGCGCTCGGGTTTCACGCCGCGGCCGTCGACCGGCGGGCGCCAGATCGACGTGCGCGCGACGGGGCTGATCGAATATAACGACAATGTCATCGCCAGCGATCCGCGGATCAGTCGTGGCGGCGGCAGCTCGGGCGACGTGCTCGTCGCGCCCTCGCTCGATCTGAACGTCGTGCTGCCACGCGCCACCGGCACCACCTATCTGGCAGGCTCGGTCGGTTACCGGTTCTACAACAAATACACCTATCTGAACCGCGAGAACATCACCCTGACCGGCGGTGCCGACCAGCGGCTGGCATCGTGCCTGGCGCATGGCGAAATCGGCTATCAGCGCCGGATCAGCGACCTGTCCACCCTGTACGCGCTCGACGCCCCGCAGAGTTTCAACAACACCGAGGAAGCGCGGCGGTACAGCGCCGACATCGGCTGCGGCGGGGCCTATGGCCTGCGTCCCACGCTGGCCTATTCGCGCACCGAAGTGCGCAACAGCCAGACGCTGCGCAAATATGCCGATGCGAATACCGACACCTTCACCGCGCAGCTGGGGCTGCAGTCGCCCTCGCTGGGGACAGTCTCGGTATTCGGGCGCTATTCGAACAGCGTCTACATCCATCGGCCGACTGCGGGCGGCGGCGTCGGCAGCGACGGGATCAAGAGCTATGCGGGGGGCGTCCAGCTCGAGCGCGCCGTATCGAGCCGCCTGAACTTCACCGGATCGGTGAATTACACCAAGGTCGATCCGAAGCTGCCGGGCACGGAAAGCTTCTCGGGGATCGGCTTCGATGTAGCCGCGGTGTACAACGCCGACCTGTTCACACTACAGGTCGCCGGCTCGCGCGCCGCGCAGCCATCGACGATCTATTTCGTCAGCTACGAGATCATGACCATGCTGTCGGGTTCGATCGCGCATGATCTCAGCACCCGCACCCGGATTTCGCTGAGCGCGAACAAGACGTGGCGCGACTATGCGTCGTCGACGCTCTTCGTAGGTGCCCCAATTTCGGGCAGCGACAACATGTTGTCCCTGGGTGCCAACGCGTCCTACAACGCGACTCGACGCCTGCGCTTCAATCTGGGCGTCGGCTATGACGAACGGACGTCCAACATCCGGCTTTTCAAATACCACGCCAAGCGCGTCAGTCTTTCGACGTCGCTGGCGCTCTGACAAGGGCCGCATCCATGTACGACAAGAGTAGGTTTCTGTTGGTCTCGACGCTCGCCGGCATGACCGCGCTCGCGGTGCCTGCCGCGGCGCAGATCGCCACGATGCGTCCTTCCGCCCCGGCGACGCGCCCGCGCCCTGCTGCTGCCCAGCCGCAGCAGCAGACGCCGGCCGAGCCCGTACAGACCGCAGCACCGGCCGCGCCGATCGCGTCCGGCTCCGCGCCGGTCGGCTACCTCATCGGCGTCGACGACGTTCTCGAAGTGGACGTACTCGGCCAGAGCGACTTCAAGACCCGCGCCCGCGTGCAGTCCGACGGCACGGTCACGCTGCCCTATCTGGGCGCGGTCGTCGCCAAGGGCGAGACCGCGATCACGCTGGTCAAGAAGCTTCAGGATCTGCTGAAGGCCGGCGGCTATTATGCCAAGCCGATCGTCAGCGTCGATATCGTAAGCTTCGTCAGCAACTATGTGACGGTGCTCGGCCAGGTCGGCACCGCCGGGCTGCAGCCGGTCGATCGCGGCTATCACGTCTCGGAAATCATCGCGCGCGCGGGCGGGCTCAAGGCCGATGCCGCGGACTTCGTGATGCTCACCCGCGCCGACGGCACCAACGTCAAGCTCGACTACAAGAAGCTGGCCCAGGGCGGGCCGACGGACGATCCCACCGTGGCCGCAGGCGACAAGGTGTTCGTGCCCGAAGTGGAGCGTTTCTACATTTATGGCCAAGTGAACGCGCCTGGGGTATATCCGATTCGGGCGGACATGACTCTCCGCCGCGCGGTCGCGCAGGGTGGCGGTCTCGGACCGGCCGGCTCGATCAAGCGGGTCAAGGTCACGCGCGATGGCCAGGAGCTCAAGTTGAAGCTGGACGATCCGATCAAGCCCGGCGACACGATCGTCATCGGCGAGCGGTTGTTCTGATCTAGGCATGTTGGCAGCTGACGAGGCGCACCAGTGAATATCGTACAATTTTTCCGCATTCTCTGGGCGCGTCGGTGGATCATCCTCCCGGCGTTCCTCGTCTGCGTCACCACCGCCACGCTGGTCGTGCAGTTCCTGCCGGAGCGCTACAAGGCGACCACCCGGCTGGTGCTCGACACGTTCAAGCCGGATCCGGTCACCGGCCAGGTGATGAACTCGCAGTTCATGCGCGCCTATGTGCAGACGCAGACCGAGCTGATCGAGGACTATGCGACCGCAGGTCGCGTGGTCGACGAGCTCGGCTGGGCCAACGACCCGGCCAACATCGCCGCGTTCAACGCCTCCCCGGCGGCTGCGACCGGTGACATCCGTCGCTGGCTCGCCCGCCAGATCATCAGCAACACCAACGCCAATGTGATCGAGGGGAGCAACATCCTCGAGATCTCCTACTCGGACAGCTCGGCGGATCGTGCCGAGCGGATCGCCAACATGATCCGCACCGCCTTCCTCGCCCAGGCGCTGTCGAACAAGCGTTCCGCGGCAACCAAGTCGGCCGACTGGTATGCGCAGCAGGCCGAATCCGCCCGCCAGGCGCTGCTCGCGGCGGTCGAGGCGCGCACCGCCTTCGTCAAGAAGTCGGGCATCGTCCTCACCGACACCGGCGGGGATCTCGACACGCAGAAGCTCACCCAGCTTACCGGCCAGGCCGCGATGCCCGCGGCGCCGGTGGTGGCAGCCGGCGGCATGGGCCCGGCGCAGCTCCAGCTCGCGCAGATCGACCAGCAGATCCAGCAGGCGGCGACCAATCTCGGTCCGAACCATCCTGCCTTCCAGGCACTGCAGCGCCAGCGCGCGGTGTACGCCAAGGCGGCGGCGCAGGAGCGCGCGCAGGCCGGCGGCGGCGCCGGCTCGGCGCAAAGCGCGCTCGAGAGCGCGGCCAACGCCCAGCGCGCCCGCGTGCTCGGCAACCGCCAGGAAGTTGACCAGCTTGCCCAGCTCCAGCGCGACGTGACGCTGAAGCAGGATCAATATATGAAGGCCGCCCAGCGCGTCGCCGATCTGCGCCTCGAAGCGAGCAGCAACGACACGGGCATGTCGACGCTGAGCGAAGCAAGCGCGCCCGACAGCCCCTATTACCCCAAGGTGCCGATGATCATCGGCGGTGCCGCGGCCTTCGGCCTGGGCCTGGGCCTGCTGGTCGCGCTGCTCGTCGAGCTGCTCGGCCGCCGCGTGCGCAGCCCCGAAGATCTCGAAACCGCGGTCGACGCACCGGTGCTGGGTGTGGTGCAGAGCCGCGCCGCCCTCGCCGCCCGCCTGCGTCGCACCCAAGAAACTCTTGGCGAAACCGCCGAACCGCACGGAGCTGCAGTAAACTGATGGACGCGATGACCACGCCCGAACCGCTGCCCGAAGGCGATCGTCCCAGCGCCGTCCCGACGACGCCGGACACCACAGCCGCGCTCGAATACCAGCTCGTCCTGTCCGACCCCACCGGGATCGAGGCGGAGGCAATCCGCGCGCTTCGCACCCGCATCATCGCGCAGCACCTGCGCGAGGGGCGCCGTGCGCTGGCGCTCTGCGCCGCGTCGGAAGGTGCCGGCTGCAGCTTCGTCGCGATCAACCTCGCGACCGCGCTCGCGCAGATCGGCATCAAGACCGCGCTGGTCGACGCCAATCTCCGCGCCCCGGCGGTCGGTGCCGCCTTCGGGATCGATCCGGCCAAGCCTGGCCTGGCCGACTATCTGGCTTCGGGCGACGTCGAGCTCGCCTCGATCATCCACCCGACCGGGCTGGACCAGCTGTCGATCATCCCCGCCGGCCATGTCGAGCACAGCCCGCAGGAACTGCTCTCGTCCGAGCAGTTCCGCGACGTGACGACGCAGCTGCTCCGCGAGTTCGACATCACCATCTTCGATACGACCGCGGCAAACACCTGCGCCGATGCGCAGCGCGTCGCCAACGTCGCCGGCTATGCGATGATCGTCGCCCGCAAGGACAACAGCTATATACGCGATGTCAACACGCTGACCCGTACACTGCGTGCCGACCGGACCAACGTCGTCGGTTGCGTGCTGAACGGATATTGATTTGGACCACATGACTGCGACCGCCCTGGAGCGGCAGCAAGGCAGGGCGAGCGGCGGCTATTGGTTCGCCATCGCCGGCCTGCTGGCCCTGGCGATCCCGACCTTCATCACCCTGGGCCGCCAGGTGTGGAGCGCCGAAGGCGGCGTGCACGGCCCGATCGTGCTCGCCACGGGCGCCTGGATGCTCGCGCGCCAGCGCAGCTCGATCGAGGCGCTGCGCGCGCCGGGCAATCTTGCGATCGGCATGCTGTCGCTGCTGCTGTCGCTCGCGGTCTACACGCTGGGCCGCGTCTTCGACTTCATCAGCATCGAGACCTTCGGGCTGGTGGGTGCCGTGATCAGCGCCGGCTATCTCTATTTCGGCGGCCGCGCGCTGCGCGCCGCCTGGTTCCCGGTCCTCTGGCTGTTCTTCCTGGTGCCGCCGCCGAGCTGGGCGGTCGACCGCGTCACCGCGCCGCTCAAGGAGTTCGTCTCCTATGCGGCGACGGGGTTCCTGTCGTGGCTCGACTATCCGATCCTGCGCCAGGGTGTGACGCTGTTTGTCGGCCCCTATCAGTTGCTGGTCGAGGATGCCTGTTCGGGGCTGCGCTCGCTCTCCAGTCTGGTCGTGGTGACGCTGCTGTACATCTACATCAAGAACAAGCCGTCGTGGCGCTATGCGCTGTTCATCGCCGCGCTAGTGATCCCGGTGGCGGTGCTCACCAACATCCTGCGCATCGTCATCCTGGTGCTGATCACCTACCATCTCGGCGACGAGGCCGCGCAGAGCTTCCTCCACGTCTCCACCGGCATGGTGATGTTCGTGGTGGCGCTGCTCGGCATCTTCGCGATCGACTGGGCGGTCGAGCAGGCTCAGCTGTTCCTGCGTCGGAGGTCCCATGTTTAACCGGCGTGACCTGCTGATCGGCGGCGGCTGCTTCGCCGCGGCCGGCGCCTCGCTCGGCCTCAAGCCGCGGCGCCGCATGGACCTGCTCGGCGCGACCAAGCTGGATGCGTTGATGCCCAAGGCGTTCGGCGCCTGGAAGGCAGAAGATACCGGCGCGCTGATCGCGCCGCCGCGCGAGGGCAGCCTGGAAGACAAGCTGTACAACCAGGTGGTCAGCCGCGCCTTTTCGCGGCCCGATGGCACCACGGTGATGCTGCTGATCGCTTATGGCAACGCCCAGACCGATCTGCTCCAGCTGCACCGGCCCGAGGTCTGCTATCCGTTCTTTGGCTTTACGGTGCTGGAGAGCCATGCGCAGATGATCCCGATCGCCGACAAGGTGGCGATCCCGGGCCGCGCGCTGACCGCGACCAACTACAACCGCACCGAACAGATCCTCTACTGGGCGCGCGTGGGCGAATATCTGCCGCAATCGGGCAACGAGCAGCTGATGGCGCGGCTCAAGAGCCAGATGGCCGGCTGGATCGTCGACGGCGTGCTCGTGCGCATCTCGACGGTCAACGGCGAGGCCGGGGAAGGTCTGGCGGCGAATCTCGATTTCGCGCGCGAGCTGGTCAAGGTGCTCGACCCGCGGGTGCTCCGTCCGCTGCTCGGCACGCAGATGACCGCGGCGATCGAACCGCACCACCAGGCAGGCGCCTGATGCCATCGGGGCGGCGTCGGCGCCGCCCCGCCCCTTTCTGCGGATGAAAACGCTGCCGCGGCTCGGGCCTGTCGCCGCCCAAAAAGGCACGCGGCACGGCACTAGCGACTCTTCCTCCCCGCGCGGATCGCCCTATGAAAAGACGCGGCCGCGCCGCATATGAAGAAGAACAGGGGGAGGAAACCGAATGCGCAGGACCATGTTCGCGCTCGCGCTTGCGGCATCGATGCCGCTGCCGGCCGTCGCACAACCCGTGACGCTGCACATTACCGCCGACAACTTTTTCTGGTATATACCGAACTCGGATGCGCCGGCCTTCGATCATGCGGATCTTCGCCTGACCATCGATTTCGACCGAACCTCCGCCGCCTTCGACCGCACCCAGCAGGGACTGACGGTGCACGCCTTCAACATTCCCTATGAAGTCTGGTACTCCTGGGATGGTGCCAGCCTGTCGATCGGCAGATATCCGGTGGACTATGGCGGGTGCGAGATCGTCGCGCAGTCTTTCTGCACCATGATCGATCATCCCTTCTCCGCCGCGCCGACCGCGCCCTTCTTCTTCTATGCCGATGGCAAGGGCGACTGGACCGCCGCCAATGTCGCGGTGACGGCGACCTCCGCCGTGCCCGAGCCCACCGCATGGGCGTCGCTGATCACCGGCATGGCCGCTCTTAGCACCGCGCTGCGCTATCGACGCAGGCGCCAGATGCCCGCCCCTATTTGATCGCCAGGCCGCGCGCGCGATCAGGCCGACTCCGCCATCCCGTGCGGCAGGCGTTGCGAGCGAACCAGCGCCGCAGGTGTGCGGTCCGAGACGATGTCGAACCGGTCGCCATCGACCCAGACCTCGGGCACGAGCGCGCGGGCATTGTAGGTCGAGGCCATCGCCGCGCCATAGGCGCCGGCAGTCGCCAGCACGGCGAGGTCGCCTTCCTCTACGTGCTCGATGGCGCGCGCATGGGCGAAGCTGTCGCCCGATTCGCAGACCGGCCCGACGACGTGCGCAACGAATCGCTCCGAACTGCACGGACGCACCGGCACGAAGTCGTGCCATGCGTCGTAGAGCGCGGGTCGCGCCAGGTCGTTCATCGCCGCGTCGACGATCACGAACGGGTGCGGCTGGGCCGGCTTGACCCACAGCACCCGGGTGAGCAGCACGCCTGCCGCCGCGACTAGGAAGCGCCCTGGCTCGAACAGCAAGGTGACGTCCCAGCCCGCCGTCTCGCGGACGACCATGGCGCCATAGGCGACGACATCGGCCCCCGCCTCCCCCGCGCGATAGGCCACGCCGAGCCCGCCGCCGAGATCAACGTGCGTGATGGAATATTCCTGCCCCCGCAAGGCGGTCACGAGCGCGCCGATCTTCCGATAGGCGGTGCACAGCGGCGCGAGATCGGTGATCTGGCTGCCGATATGCACCGCGACGCCCTGCAGCTTGAGCCCCGGCAGCGCGGCGAGACGACGATAGACGGGCACGGCCTCCGGATAGGGAATGCCGAACTTGCTGTCGGTCAGCGCGGTGCTGATCTTGGCATGGGTATGCGCATCGACCAGGGGGTTCACCCGCAGCAGTGCCGTCGCCCGCACCCCGCGCGCGCGGGCGAGTGCGGAAAGCACCTCGCCCTCACGCTCGTGCTCGATGTTGAACCGGCCGATCCCCGCATCCAGCGCCGCCGCCATCTCCTCGCGCGTCTTGCCGACCCCCGAATAGACGATGGCGTCGGGCGCGATGCCGCCGGCGCGGGCCGCCTGCAGTTCGCCGCCCGAGACGATATCGGCGCCGAAGCCGAAGCCCGACAGCGTGTGCAGGATCGCCGGGTGCGGATTGGCCTTCACGGCGTAGAGCAATTGCTTGCGCGCGATCGGTGCCAAAGCATCGACGAAGCTGCGCGCCGCGTCGCGCAATGCGGTCGCGGAATAGACATAGGCAGGCGTACCGACGGCGTCGGCGATCGCCGGCAGCAGTACACCCTCGGCGTGAAGCGTGCCGTCACGCATCTGGAAAGACATGGAGGTTCCTTGTTGCGGTCGCGAGGCGAGGTCAGCCGCGCGGCGGGCGCCCGGTGCGGCGAGCCTGCAGCCGCTCGGGCAGATGCCGGTGGCGGCTGCATTCCACGCGGA is part of the Sphingomonas sp. genome and harbors:
- a CDS encoding outer membrane beta-barrel protein, which encodes MKRAPGGTTVRVHDIHKPEKARPTGRFTLSCRIIALFATAASAHPALAQRSGFTPRPSTGGRQIDVRATGLIEYNDNVIASDPRISRGGGSSGDVLVAPSLDLNVVLPRATGTTYLAGSVGYRFYNKYTYLNRENITLTGGADQRLASCLAHGEIGYQRRISDLSTLYALDAPQSFNNTEEARRYSADIGCGGAYGLRPTLAYSRTEVRNSQTLRKYADANTDTFTAQLGLQSPSLGTVSVFGRYSNSVYIHRPTAGGGVGSDGIKSYAGGVQLERAVSSRLNFTGSVNYTKVDPKLPGTESFSGIGFDVAAVYNADLFTLQVAGSRAAQPSTIYFVSYEIMTMLSGSIAHDLSTRTRISLSANKTWRDYASSTLFVGAPISGSDNMLSLGANASYNATRRLRFNLGVGYDERTSNIRLFKYHAKRVSLSTSLAL
- a CDS encoding SLBB domain-containing protein, giving the protein MYDKSRFLLVSTLAGMTALAVPAAAQIATMRPSAPATRPRPAAAQPQQQTPAEPVQTAAPAAPIASGSAPVGYLIGVDDVLEVDVLGQSDFKTRARVQSDGTVTLPYLGAVVAKGETAITLVKKLQDLLKAGGYYAKPIVSVDIVSFVSNYVTVLGQVGTAGLQPVDRGYHVSEIIARAGGLKADAADFVMLTRADGTNVKLDYKKLAQGGPTDDPTVAAGDKVFVPEVERFYIYGQVNAPGVYPIRADMTLRRAVAQGGGLGPAGSIKRVKVTRDGQELKLKLDDPIKPGDTIVIGERLF
- a CDS encoding Wzz/FepE/Etk N-terminal domain-containing protein gives rise to the protein MNIVQFFRILWARRWIILPAFLVCVTTATLVVQFLPERYKATTRLVLDTFKPDPVTGQVMNSQFMRAYVQTQTELIEDYATAGRVVDELGWANDPANIAAFNASPAAATGDIRRWLARQIISNTNANVIEGSNILEISYSDSSADRAERIANMIRTAFLAQALSNKRSAATKSADWYAQQAESARQALLAAVEARTAFVKKSGIVLTDTGGDLDTQKLTQLTGQAAMPAAPVVAAGGMGPAQLQLAQIDQQIQQAATNLGPNHPAFQALQRQRAVYAKAAAQERAQAGGGAGSAQSALESAANAQRARVLGNRQEVDQLAQLQRDVTLKQDQYMKAAQRVADLRLEASSNDTGMSTLSEASAPDSPYYPKVPMIIGGAAAFGLGLGLLVALLVELLGRRVRSPEDLETAVDAPVLGVVQSRAALAARLRRTQETLGETAEPHGAAVN
- a CDS encoding CpsD/CapB family tyrosine-protein kinase, with product MDAMTTPEPLPEGDRPSAVPTTPDTTAALEYQLVLSDPTGIEAEAIRALRTRIIAQHLREGRRALALCAASEGAGCSFVAINLATALAQIGIKTALVDANLRAPAVGAAFGIDPAKPGLADYLASGDVELASIIHPTGLDQLSIIPAGHVEHSPQELLSSEQFRDVTTQLLREFDITIFDTTAANTCADAQRVANVAGYAMIVARKDNSYIRDVNTLTRTLRADRTNVVGCVLNGY
- the xrtV gene encoding exosortase V yields the protein MTATALERQQGRASGGYWFAIAGLLALAIPTFITLGRQVWSAEGGVHGPIVLATGAWMLARQRSSIEALRAPGNLAIGMLSLLLSLAVYTLGRVFDFISIETFGLVGAVISAGYLYFGGRALRAAWFPVLWLFFLVPPPSWAVDRVTAPLKEFVSYAATGFLSWLDYPILRQGVTLFVGPYQLLVEDACSGLRSLSSLVVVTLLYIYIKNKPSWRYALFIAALVIPVAVLTNILRIVILVLITYHLGDEAAQSFLHVSTGMVMFVVALLGIFAIDWAVEQAQLFLRRRSHV
- the epsI gene encoding exosortase-associated protein EpsI, V-type gives rise to the protein MFNRRDLLIGGGCFAAAGASLGLKPRRRMDLLGATKLDALMPKAFGAWKAEDTGALIAPPREGSLEDKLYNQVVSRAFSRPDGTTVMLLIAYGNAQTDLLQLHRPEVCYPFFGFTVLESHAQMIPIADKVAIPGRALTATNYNRTEQILYWARVGEYLPQSGNEQLMARLKSQMAGWIVDGVLVRISTVNGEAGEGLAANLDFARELVKVLDPRVLRPLLGTQMTAAIEPHHQAGA
- a CDS encoding PEP-CTERM sorting domain-containing protein (PEP-CTERM proteins occur, often in large numbers, in the proteomes of bacteria that also encode an exosortase, a predicted intramembrane cysteine proteinase. The presence of a PEP-CTERM domain at a protein's C-terminus predicts cleavage within the sorting domain, followed by covalent anchoring to some some component of the (usually Gram-negative) cell surface. Many PEP-CTERM proteins exhibit an unusual sequence composition that includes large numbers of potential glycosylation sites. Expression of one such protein has been shown restore the ability of a bacterium to form floc, a type of biofilm.), with the protein product MRRTMFALALAASMPLPAVAQPVTLHITADNFFWYIPNSDAPAFDHADLRLTIDFDRTSAAFDRTQQGLTVHAFNIPYEVWYSWDGASLSIGRYPVDYGGCEIVAQSFCTMIDHPFSAAPTAPFFFYADGKGDWTAANVAVTATSAVPEPTAWASLITGMAALSTALRYRRRRQMPAPI
- the lysA gene encoding diaminopimelate decarboxylase, with product MSFQMRDGTLHAEGVLLPAIADAVGTPAYVYSATALRDAARSFVDALAPIARKQLLYAVKANPHPAILHTLSGFGFGADIVSGGELQAARAGGIAPDAIVYSGVGKTREEMAAALDAGIGRFNIEHEREGEVLSALARARGVRATALLRVNPLVDAHTHAKISTALTDSKFGIPYPEAVPVYRRLAALPGLKLQGVAVHIGSQITDLAPLCTAYRKIGALVTALRGQEYSITHVDLGGGLGVAYRAGEAGADVVAYGAMVVRETAGWDVTLLFEPGRFLVAAAGVLLTRVLWVKPAQPHPFVIVDAAMNDLARPALYDAWHDFVPVRPCSSERFVAHVVGPVCESGDSFAHARAIEHVEEGDLAVLATAGAYGAAMASTYNARALVPEVWVDGDRFDIVSDRTPAALVRSQRLPHGMAESA